From Nicotiana tabacum cultivar K326 chromosome 20, ASM71507v2, whole genome shotgun sequence, one genomic window encodes:
- the LOC107800804 gene encoding ethylene-responsive transcription factor ERF119: MFEPRKQPQKSKNRVEPGQPMRKIRIVCNDPDATDSSDDERVNDIKPKLKRFVREINLPIGNISSKKVKVKIPETTESSCQDSNNGEKNPKKKRVLAKTLSSNQQRLSPGKYRGVRQRKWGKWAAEIRDPFKGRRVWLGTYNTAEEASLAYETKRLEFDSMAKNINNSSSNLSGKSSNNEENSAESLVSHTSHTSPASVLEMDSLTSASEVNDIKHDDEKAKVELGLMEDSLSLAEIGAGIEFDMEMDLFFAGSDDFGQNLDDFVVNDFEDLPIYGLEGDEQLPTSLPDFDFDFDFDGYNESCAWMDDATAAPLMNGTTTTPLNIALCP; this comes from the coding sequence ATGTTTGAGCCTCGGAAACAACCTCAAAAATCGAAGAACAGAGTTGAACCGGGTCAACCCATGAGAAAAATTCGGATCGTTTGTAACGATCCGGATGCAACTGATTCATCAGATGATGAACGGGTCAATGATATCAAGCCTAAGCTCAAGCGTTTTGTTAGGGAAATTAATTTACCTATTGGTAACATTAGTTCCAAAAAAGTCAAAGTCAAAATTCCTGAAACTACTGAAAGTTCTTGCCAAGATAGTAATAATGGtgaaaaaaacccgaaaaagaAAAGGGTTTTAGCTAAAACCCTAAGCTCGAATCAACAGAGATTAAGTCCAGGGAAATACAGAGGTGTACGTCAaaggaaatggggaaaatgggctGCTGAAATTCGTGACCCGTTTAAAGGTAGACGGGTTTGGCTTGGTACTTATAATACTGCTGAAGAAGCTTCTCTAGCTTACGAAACGAAACGCCTCGAGTTTGATTCCATGGCTAAGAACATTAATAACTCTAGTAGTAATTTGTCTGGAAAGAGTTCAAACAATGAGGAGAATTCAGCTGAGAGTTTGGTGTCTCACACTTCACACACGTCCCCGGCATCAGTACTCGAAATGGACTCGTTGACTTCCGCCTCTGAAGTCAATGACATCAAACACGATGATGAAAAGGCGAAGGTTGAGCTGGGGTTGATGGAGGATAGTTTATCATTGGCTGAGATTGGAGCAGGAATTGAGTTTGATATGGAGATGGATTTGTTCTTTGCTGGTAGCGATGATTTTGGTCAGAATCTTGATGATTTTGTGGTGAATGATTTCGAGGATTTACCGATATATGGACTTGAAGGTGATGAGCAATTGCCTACAAGTTTGCCTGATTTCGATTTCGACTTTGATTTTGATGGATATAATGAATCTTGTGCTTGGATGGATGATGCAACTGCAGCTCCTTTGATGAatggaacaacaacaacaccccTCAATATTGCATTATGCCCATAA